In the Paraburkholderia acidisoli genome, one interval contains:
- a CDS encoding ABC transporter ATP-binding protein produces the protein MKQAQTRTAVPAIEFRSVSCRFISPDGKATVALSDFSMAVAQGEFVAIVGPTGCGKSTTLSMITGLLKPTAGEVHVMGAPVSGIDPRIGFVFQADAVFPWRSVLDNVAAGPLYRGRSKSAAYDEANDWLRRVGLEKFGKHYPHQLSGGMRKRVALAQTFINKPEILLMDEPFSALDMQTRTLMQDELLQLWGGTGSVVFVTHDLEEAIALADRVFVLTARPATLKKVYEIDLPRPRITSEIRYEPRFIEISRDIWHDLREEVQIA, from the coding sequence ATGAAGCAAGCTCAAACCCGAACCGCGGTGCCCGCCATCGAGTTCCGCTCCGTGTCGTGCCGGTTCATTTCGCCCGACGGCAAGGCGACCGTCGCCCTGAGCGACTTCAGCATGGCTGTCGCCCAGGGGGAGTTCGTCGCCATTGTCGGGCCGACCGGCTGCGGCAAGTCCACGACGCTGAGCATGATTACCGGCCTGCTCAAACCCACTGCGGGCGAGGTTCATGTGATGGGCGCGCCGGTCAGCGGCATCGACCCGCGTATCGGCTTCGTGTTTCAGGCCGATGCCGTATTTCCGTGGCGCTCGGTGCTCGACAACGTCGCGGCGGGGCCGCTCTACCGGGGCCGCTCGAAAAGCGCGGCCTACGACGAGGCGAACGACTGGCTGCGGCGCGTGGGTCTCGAGAAGTTCGGCAAGCATTATCCGCATCAGCTTTCGGGCGGCATGCGCAAGCGCGTGGCACTGGCCCAGACCTTCATCAACAAGCCCGAAATCCTGCTGATGGACGAGCCCTTCTCGGCGCTTGACATGCAGACCCGCACGCTGATGCAGGACGAGTTGCTGCAACTGTGGGGCGGTACCGGATCGGTCGTGTTCGTCACGCACGATCTCGAGGAGGCGATCGCGCTCGCGGACCGCGTATTCGTGCTGACGGCGCGGCCGGCGACGCTCAAGAAGGTCTATGAGATCGACCTGCCGCGTCCTCGTATCACGTCCGAAATCCGCTACGAACCCCGCTTTATCGAAATCTCGCGCGATATCTGGCATGACCTGCGCGAGGAGGTGCAAATTGCCTGA
- a CDS encoding response regulator translates to MKLLLVEDNAELAHWIVNLLRVENFIVDCVADGESADTVLLTQRYDLVLLDMRLPRLSGKDVLNRLRRRRDNVPVMMLTAHGSIDDKVACFGAGADDYVVKPFDSRELVARIKALIRRQSGEKSGCLTCGDLQYLSNTREFLHKDAPLTLRRREHSILEALILRQGKAVPKHTLLERIRGLSDETSVDAIDIYIHRLRKHLATSNVQITTLRGLGYILRVKEVLPV, encoded by the coding sequence ATGAAATTGCTGCTGGTCGAAGACAATGCCGAACTGGCGCACTGGATCGTCAACCTGTTGCGTGTCGAGAATTTCATCGTGGATTGCGTGGCCGACGGCGAGTCGGCCGACACGGTGCTGCTGACGCAGCGCTACGATCTCGTGCTGCTCGACATGCGGCTGCCGCGCCTGAGCGGCAAGGACGTCCTCAACCGGTTGCGGCGCAGGCGCGACAACGTGCCCGTCATGATGCTGACCGCGCACGGTTCGATCGACGACAAGGTGGCCTGCTTCGGCGCGGGCGCCGACGACTACGTGGTGAAGCCGTTCGACAGCCGCGAGCTGGTCGCGCGCATCAAGGCGCTGATACGGCGGCAGTCGGGCGAAAAGTCGGGCTGCCTGACTTGCGGCGACCTGCAATACCTCTCCAATACGCGCGAGTTTCTGCACAAGGACGCACCGCTGACGTTGCGACGGCGCGAGCATTCGATCCTCGAAGCGCTCATCTTGCGGCAGGGCAAGGCCGTGCCCAAACATACGCTGCTCGAACGGATTCGCGGCTTGAGCGACGAAACCAGCGTAGATGCCATCGACATTTATATTCACCGGCTACGCAAGCATCTCGCCACGTCGAACGTGCAGATCACGACACTGCGCGGGCTCGGCTATATTCTGCGCGTCAAAGAAGTCCTGCCGGTTTGA
- a CDS encoding DUF4148 domain-containing protein: protein MKARVLSIFITSTLVAPIAAFAQPNPTPTPAAQASNANHGELTRAEVRADLVRVERAGFLPVASDVHYPDDIQHAEAVAARTAAAQTVPRDKGR from the coding sequence ATGAAAGCGCGGGTTTTGTCGATATTCATAACGAGCACACTGGTCGCGCCCATCGCGGCGTTTGCACAACCGAACCCAACCCCGACCCCGGCCGCGCAAGCGTCGAATGCGAACCACGGCGAACTCACTCGCGCCGAAGTCCGGGCCGATCTCGTGCGTGTCGAGCGCGCCGGTTTTCTCCCCGTTGCGAGCGACGTTCACTACCCCGACGACATTCAGCATGCGGAGGCCGTTGCCGCTCGAACCGCCGCCGCGCAAACGGTGCCGCGCGATAAGGGACGTTGA
- a CDS encoding MlaA family lipoprotein has protein sequence MYRTTAMPLLAALLLGGLSGCASVSDQQAGDPLARVNRVVFSFNENADHYVVKPVATAYTHTVPSPARTAVRNFFSNLGDIGNVANEILQLKGTAATQDIMRLAFNSTFGLGGLIDWATPAGLPKHHEDFGLTLAHYGVPMGPYLMLPLLGPSSVRDSTDFAVESLINPFSYASTVTQLSVDATRVVSKRADLMAASDLLSAAAIDRYAFVRSLYMANRKNESGDNGETDLPNYGNPQ, from the coding sequence ATGTATCGAACCACAGCGATGCCGCTACTCGCGGCACTCCTGCTCGGCGGCCTGAGCGGCTGCGCGAGCGTTTCCGACCAGCAGGCCGGCGATCCGCTCGCGCGGGTCAACCGCGTCGTGTTCTCGTTCAACGAGAACGCCGATCACTATGTCGTCAAGCCCGTCGCGACCGCCTACACGCACACGGTGCCCTCGCCGGCCCGCACGGCGGTGCGCAACTTCTTTTCCAATCTCGGCGATATCGGCAATGTCGCCAATGAAATTCTCCAGCTCAAAGGCACGGCCGCGACTCAGGACATCATGCGGCTCGCGTTCAATTCCACCTTCGGTCTCGGCGGTCTGATCGACTGGGCGACGCCGGCGGGCTTGCCGAAGCATCACGAGGACTTCGGTCTCACGCTCGCGCACTATGGCGTGCCGATGGGTCCGTATCTGATGCTGCCGTTGCTCGGGCCCAGCAGCGTGCGTGACAGCACGGATTTCGCGGTGGAAAGCCTGATCAATCCGTTCTCGTATGCCTCGACGGTCACCCAGTTGTCGGTGGATGCGACTCGCGTCGTGAGCAAACGCGCCGACCTGATGGCGGCGTCCGACCTGCTTTCCGCGGCGGCCATCGACCGGTACGCGTTCGTTCGCAGCCTCTACATGGCGAATCGCAAGAATGAAAGCGGCGACAACGGTGAAACCGATCTGCCCAACTACGGCAATCCGCAATAA
- a CDS encoding ABC transporter permease: MTPQTPPANPALDGKSLAQAERHARTRIRQRHALVIFLRVLVLVVVLGGWEVAGREQWIDPFFFSMPSLILLQIVDWLQNGTSQGPLLVQVWVTLEETVLGFLIGAVGGVVCGVLLGRNKLLSDVFSLYIKIANSIPRVVLGSVFVIALGLGMASKVALAVVMVFFVVFGNAFQGVREADRYMIANAQILGASRRQVTTSVVIPSALSWILASLHVSFGFALVGAVVGEFLGSKQGIGLLISTAQGAFNASGVFAAMIVLAVVALSTDYLLSALEKRLLKWRPAAF, translated from the coding sequence ATGACGCCGCAAACTCCGCCCGCCAACCCCGCACTCGACGGCAAGTCGCTCGCGCAGGCCGAGCGCCATGCGCGAACCCGCATCCGGCAGCGCCACGCGCTGGTCATTTTCCTGCGCGTGCTCGTGCTCGTAGTCGTGCTCGGCGGCTGGGAAGTCGCGGGACGCGAGCAGTGGATCGATCCGTTCTTCTTCTCGATGCCGTCGCTCATCCTGCTGCAGATCGTCGACTGGTTGCAGAACGGCACCTCGCAGGGGCCGCTGCTCGTGCAGGTCTGGGTCACGCTCGAAGAAACGGTGCTGGGCTTCTTGATCGGCGCGGTGGGCGGCGTGGTGTGCGGCGTGCTGCTCGGCCGCAACAAACTGCTCTCCGACGTCTTCAGCCTCTACATCAAGATCGCGAATTCGATTCCGCGCGTGGTGTTGGGCTCGGTGTTCGTGATCGCGCTCGGCCTCGGCATGGCGTCGAAGGTGGCGCTCGCGGTCGTGATGGTGTTCTTCGTGGTGTTCGGCAATGCGTTCCAGGGCGTGCGCGAAGCGGACCGCTACATGATCGCGAACGCGCAGATCCTGGGCGCGTCGCGCCGCCAGGTGACGACTTCGGTCGTGATCCCCTCGGCGCTCTCGTGGATTCTCGCGAGCCTGCACGTGAGCTTCGGCTTCGCGCTGGTGGGCGCCGTGGTGGGCGAATTCCTCGGCTCGAAGCAGGGGATCGGCTTGCTGATTTCCACGGCCCAGGGCGCGTTCAACGCGAGCGGGGTGTTCGCGGCGATGATCGTGCTCGCCGTGGTCGCATTGTCCACCGACTACCTGCTCAGCGCCCTCGAAAAGCGGCTGCTCAAATGGCGGCCCGCCGCGTTCTGA
- a CDS encoding ExbD/TolR family protein, protein MKYFEARKARIEIIPMIDIMFFLLVFFIMITLHMIPNAGLATRLPSSSSTQPLPPARLTVTLADDGSLSVEGGKLTPTQLTARLAALPDAAHAAVTIAGASGARLQYLVSTMDACRAAGVSQIALAAQPAAN, encoded by the coding sequence ATGAAGTACTTCGAGGCCCGCAAGGCGCGCATCGAGATCATCCCGATGATCGACATCATGTTCTTCCTGCTGGTGTTCTTCATCATGATCACGCTGCACATGATCCCGAACGCCGGTCTCGCCACACGCTTGCCGTCGAGTTCGAGCACGCAGCCCTTGCCGCCCGCGCGGCTCACCGTGACGCTCGCCGACGACGGTTCGCTCTCGGTCGAAGGCGGCAAGCTCACGCCCACCCAGCTCACGGCGCGTCTGGCCGCGCTGCCCGACGCCGCGCATGCGGCGGTGACGATCGCCGGAGCGAGCGGCGCGCGCCTGCAATATCTCGTCTCGACGATGGATGCGTGCCGCGCCGCCGGGGTCTCGCAAATCGCGCTCGCGGCGCAACCCGCGGCGAACTGA
- a CDS encoding YncE family protein, with protein sequence MTIAAFGKPARSVDTVVIPGAPLESFDIGYASHGLYALADRSNAAVDLIDTRTHRFAGRVAGFTGAQQSGAAGPNGIVVVGNRLWAGDGLSDVKLIDLSSRRTLATISTGGKHRVDELAYDARDQLVVAANNADDPPFVSFIAATPPYAVMRKLPLPQATNGIEQPVWDAQTQTLLLAVPVLDGHKDDGGIAVIDPATATLTRMMHVSQCMPAGLAAGPDHQLLVGCSDDAVDAGFAAKSLLLDARTGHVTATFAQVGGSDEVWYDAASGRYALAAVANPGGPVLGLIDAKGKRWLGNIHTGKGAHSVAAEDRQYFAPVAAGDADCPRGCVKIMR encoded by the coding sequence ATGACGATCGCCGCTTTCGGCAAACCGGCCCGGTCCGTCGACACTGTCGTTATTCCGGGCGCGCCGCTCGAGAGCTTCGACATCGGTTATGCGAGCCACGGCCTCTATGCGCTGGCCGATCGCTCGAATGCCGCCGTGGATCTGATCGATACGCGCACGCATCGTTTCGCGGGGAGAGTGGCCGGTTTCACGGGCGCGCAACAGTCGGGCGCGGCCGGTCCGAACGGCATCGTCGTGGTCGGCAATCGGCTATGGGCCGGTGACGGCCTGAGCGACGTCAAGCTCATCGACCTCTCTTCCCGGCGCACGCTCGCGACGATCTCCACGGGCGGCAAACACCGCGTCGACGAACTGGCCTACGACGCGCGCGACCAGCTTGTCGTTGCCGCGAACAATGCCGACGATCCACCATTCGTGTCGTTCATTGCCGCCACGCCGCCCTACGCGGTGATGCGCAAATTGCCCCTGCCGCAAGCAACGAATGGTATCGAACAGCCGGTATGGGACGCGCAAACGCAAACGCTCTTGCTCGCCGTCCCCGTGCTCGACGGTCACAAGGACGACGGCGGCATTGCGGTCATCGACCCCGCCACGGCCACGCTCACGCGCATGATGCATGTCTCGCAGTGCATGCCCGCGGGTCTCGCCGCCGGTCCCGATCACCAGCTTCTGGTCGGATGCAGCGACGACGCCGTCGACGCCGGATTCGCCGCGAAGTCGCTATTGCTCGACGCGCGCACCGGCCACGTGACCGCAACCTTCGCCCAGGTGGGCGGCTCGGACGAAGTCTGGTACGACGCGGCATCCGGCCGTTATGCGCTGGCCGCCGTGGCGAATCCGGGCGGCCCGGTCCTCGGCTTGATCGACGCAAAAGGCAAGCGCTGGCTCGGCAACATCCACACCGGCAAGGGCGCCCATTCCGTGGCCGCGGAAGACCGGCAATATTTCGCACCGGTCGCGGCAGGCGACGCCGATTGCCCGCGCGGCTGCGTGAAGATCATGCGATAA
- a CDS encoding TonB-dependent receptor domain-containing protein has translation MQYAWKLPYGLTLTPGVKYVSFERNLNSPLNQKSGTAADFSHTWTKVLPSLTLHEQINHDWSAYAQYAQGFLAPNLNVFYVPNASVSGQPSPEQTDNYQLGTTYKTDRLTISADLYYINFRNAVTSTTVGGNTVFSNAGGAVYKGFETEATFYAGYGFSLYGNLTFNSAKQKDTGDWMPNAPRQTAALGVIYERGPLHGSLISKFVGHQFGDTGDQQPIGGFMVTNLAAAYTIKSPTTWMRNTRVGLEVDNLFNRTSIDGLAGYTAQDNTPLYWTIPGRAVFATVSTDF, from the coding sequence GTGCAATACGCGTGGAAGCTGCCGTACGGCCTCACGCTCACACCGGGCGTGAAGTACGTCTCGTTCGAGCGCAACCTGAATTCGCCGCTGAACCAGAAGTCGGGCACGGCCGCCGACTTCAGCCATACGTGGACGAAGGTGCTGCCTTCGCTCACGCTGCACGAACAGATCAATCACGACTGGAGCGCCTATGCGCAATACGCGCAGGGCTTTCTCGCCCCGAACCTGAACGTGTTCTACGTGCCGAACGCCTCGGTATCGGGCCAGCCTTCGCCGGAGCAGACGGATAACTACCAGCTCGGCACCACCTACAAGACCGACCGCCTGACCATTTCGGCCGACCTCTACTACATCAACTTCCGCAACGCGGTGACGAGCACGACCGTGGGCGGCAACACGGTGTTCTCGAACGCGGGCGGCGCCGTCTACAAGGGCTTCGAAACCGAAGCGACCTTCTACGCGGGCTATGGGTTCAGCCTGTACGGCAACCTCACGTTCAACTCGGCGAAGCAGAAAGATACCGGCGACTGGATGCCCAACGCGCCGCGTCAAACGGCGGCGCTCGGCGTGATCTACGAGCGCGGGCCGCTGCACGGTTCGCTGATCTCGAAGTTCGTGGGGCACCAGTTCGGCGACACCGGCGACCAGCAGCCGATCGGCGGCTTCATGGTCACCAACCTCGCCGCGGCCTACACCATCAAGTCGCCCACGACCTGGATGCGCAACACGCGCGTCGGGCTCGAAGTGGACAACCTGTTCAACCGCACGAGCATCGACGGTCTCGCCGGCTACACCGCGCAGGACAACACCCCGCTCTACTGGACGATTCCCGGCCGCGCCGTATTCGCGACCGTGTCGACCGACTTCTAA
- a CDS encoding MotA/TolQ/ExbB proton channel family protein, whose amino-acid sequence MTADTLMHYARDSGGVLYVIAAMLFVALTVILERSWFLQRLGASGRTALAQLDRLDRVDAGALSNLAARHANLPTGRVLALAARLSGQRNREQIAAQLDEMILREAPGIDRFLWVLDTIVTLAPLLGLFGTIVGMFHAFQVLSDPGNAPTQVTGGVAEALVATASGLFVAMIGLLFFNGLHNRVRLAAHQLETLKAALVNRLSGAAHEPAATAHSGAASVAALASQGA is encoded by the coding sequence ATGACTGCCGATACCCTGATGCATTACGCGCGCGACTCGGGCGGCGTGCTGTACGTCATCGCGGCCATGCTGTTCGTGGCGCTGACCGTGATTCTCGAACGCAGCTGGTTCCTGCAGCGGCTCGGCGCGAGCGGCCGCACGGCGCTCGCGCAGCTCGACCGGCTCGATCGTGTCGATGCGGGCGCGCTGTCGAATCTCGCGGCGCGCCACGCCAACCTGCCCACCGGACGCGTGCTCGCGCTGGCCGCGCGCCTGAGCGGCCAGCGCAACCGCGAGCAGATCGCGGCGCAGCTCGACGAAATGATCCTGCGCGAGGCGCCGGGCATCGACCGCTTCCTGTGGGTGCTCGACACCATCGTCACGCTCGCGCCGCTGCTCGGGCTGTTCGGCACGATCGTCGGCATGTTCCACGCGTTCCAGGTGCTCTCCGATCCGGGCAACGCGCCCACCCAGGTCACGGGCGGCGTGGCCGAGGCGCTGGTCGCGACCGCCTCGGGGTTGTTCGTGGCGATGATCGGGCTGCTGTTCTTCAACGGTCTGCACAACCGCGTGCGGCTCGCGGCGCATCAGCTGGAAACGCTCAAGGCGGCGCTCGTGAACCGGCTGAGCGGCGCCGCGCACGAACCGGCCGCCACGGCGCATAGCGGCGCCGCCAGCGTTGCCGCACTCGCCTCGCAAGGAGCGTGA
- a CDS encoding TonB family protein: protein MASLTTATPREGPRLYMAAALALVIEAALFAVVLTRFAQRDAVPPPVRPPTLLALATAAPAPRAPALPASPVKPQPQPRAPRPVPPQRETRPVPEVTRHVAPHLAPPKAPPAPPAPPATPAAPAAPSAPAPSAATPPVHAPPPERAAPAAPSAPSPNFAGELRAAIEAALRYPESARMAGISGRTRVAFSYRDGVASDATVLVSSGVALLDRAALAAVRDARYPKPDPAFAGKTLTEQLWVNFNLDAQE from the coding sequence ATGGCCAGCCTGACTACCGCCACGCCGCGCGAGGGGCCGCGTCTTTACATGGCGGCCGCGCTCGCACTGGTCATCGAGGCCGCGCTGTTCGCCGTCGTGCTGACGCGCTTCGCGCAGCGCGACGCGGTGCCGCCGCCGGTCCGGCCGCCCACGCTACTGGCGCTGGCCACGGCCGCGCCGGCGCCGCGAGCGCCAGCGTTGCCCGCTTCGCCGGTTAAACCGCAACCGCAGCCGCGCGCGCCACGGCCCGTGCCGCCGCAACGCGAGACGCGCCCCGTGCCGGAAGTAACGAGACACGTGGCGCCGCACCTCGCGCCACCGAAAGCACCGCCCGCTCCACCAGCGCCACCGGCCACACCAGCGGCACCGGCCGCGCCTTCGGCTCCCGCGCCGAGCGCGGCCACGCCGCCCGTGCATGCGCCGCCACCCGAGCGCGCCGCGCCCGCCGCGCCTTCGGCGCCGAGCCCGAATTTCGCGGGCGAACTGCGCGCCGCCATCGAGGCCGCGCTGCGCTACCCGGAATCCGCCCGCATGGCGGGCATCTCGGGCCGCACGCGCGTGGCGTTCTCGTATCGCGACGGCGTCGCGTCCGACGCCACCGTGCTCGTGTCCAGCGGCGTGGCGCTGCTCGACCGGGCCGCGCTCGCCGCGGTGCGCGACGCGCGCTACCCCAAACCCGACCCCGCTTTCGCGGGCAAAACGCTTACCGAACAACTATGGGTCAACTTCAATCTCGACGCGCAGGAATGA
- a CDS encoding porin — MLKRTHLSLAAAGALLATGAHAQSSVQLYGLIDLSVPSYQSHADAKGNHVVGMGVGGEPWFSGSRWGLKGAEDIGGGTKVIFRLESEYRVSDGQMEDNGQIFDRDAWVGIEDQTYGKITAGFQNTIARDASAIYGDPYGSAKLTTEEGGWTNTNNFKQMIFYAASATGTRYDNSVAWKKVFSNGIFAAAGYAFGNSTSFGNNANYQVALGYNGPSWTASTFYNHVNRDGNTNQAFSVGGNYRFGILRANAGYFRYWGNQGSLGQRQDNAWTVSLKLAPKGALDYELGYQQMRTHNAAYTIDGDIPNANIGVYDPASGLHDGFKETLYGSIFYHLSKRTELYLAGDYMRLHGGYTVSTTYGASNQLELTTGIRTRF, encoded by the coding sequence ATCTTGAAGAGAACACATCTTTCACTCGCGGCCGCGGGCGCATTGCTGGCGACCGGCGCACACGCGCAGTCGAGCGTGCAGCTCTATGGCCTCATCGACCTGAGCGTGCCGTCGTACCAGTCGCATGCGGACGCGAAGGGCAATCACGTGGTGGGAATGGGCGTGGGCGGCGAGCCGTGGTTCAGCGGCAGCCGTTGGGGCTTGAAGGGCGCGGAAGACATTGGCGGCGGCACCAAGGTGATCTTCCGGCTCGAAAGCGAGTACCGCGTGAGCGACGGTCAGATGGAAGACAACGGACAGATCTTCGACCGTGACGCGTGGGTGGGTATCGAGGACCAGACCTACGGCAAGATCACTGCGGGCTTCCAGAACACCATCGCCCGCGATGCCTCGGCCATTTACGGCGATCCGTACGGCAGCGCGAAGTTGACCACCGAGGAGGGCGGCTGGACCAACACGAACAACTTCAAGCAGATGATTTTCTATGCGGCGAGCGCAACGGGTACCCGTTACGACAACAGCGTCGCGTGGAAGAAGGTGTTCAGCAACGGCATTTTTGCGGCGGCGGGCTACGCGTTCGGCAATTCCACGAGCTTCGGCAACAACGCGAACTACCAGGTGGCGCTGGGCTACAACGGCCCGTCATGGACCGCTTCGACGTTCTATAACCACGTGAACCGCGACGGCAATACCAACCAGGCGTTTTCGGTGGGCGGTAATTACCGCTTCGGGATTCTGCGTGCCAATGCGGGTTATTTCCGTTACTGGGGCAACCAGGGCTCGCTGGGGCAGCGCCAGGATAACGCGTGGACGGTATCGCTCAAGCTCGCGCCGAAGGGCGCGCTCGACTACGAACTCGGCTATCAGCAAATGCGCACGCACAACGCGGCTTACACCATCGACGGCGACATTCCGAATGCCAATATCGGCGTGTACGATCCGGCCAGCGGGCTGCATGACGGCTTCAAGGAAACGCTCTATGGCTCGATCTTCTACCACCTTTCGAAGCGCACCGAACTCTACCTCGCGGGCGACTACATGCGCCTGCATGGCGGCTACACGGTCAGCACCACCTACGGCGCGAGCAATCAGCTCGAGCTGACCACGGGTATCCGCACGCGCTTCTAA
- a CDS encoding sensor histidine kinase, which produces MVHSLRARLLLWLLGPLAVFVVVTSGVSYDAARRTADLVQDHALLNSARTIIEDVDWDGGALSANIPPAALELFESPWKDHVFYKVVTSRGRLLGGVPDLPSPAANDAATPVFYDSTYGGEPIRAVAYERRLYDSGRAERVTVIVGKTRASREAMIASLWRPQLLRQWLMLALVGLLVPLGLTLELRPLMKLKEEVADREPAQLEPICPDPLPSELRPIVDAINQCIARLKIHAAMQRQFIADAAHQLRTPLALLTTQTQFASQCDARDPALRDALNGVHRTSRKLAELTSQLLLLAQAESMASSAPVTTRVDLAELISSVLEERVQAAEQRDIDLGAELDEHVYVGGNAGLLASLVANLIDNAIRYTQAGGCVTARCRRDRDEITIEVADNGPGIPAEARMHVFERFYRVATDPEGSGLGLAIVHQVARSHGGSVKVAPGAEQVGLVATVRLPAWRP; this is translated from the coding sequence ATGGTGCATAGCTTGCGTGCGCGTTTGCTGTTGTGGCTGCTGGGGCCGCTCGCGGTGTTCGTGGTCGTGACGAGCGGCGTGTCTTACGACGCGGCGCGCCGCACCGCCGACCTCGTGCAGGACCACGCGCTGCTCAATTCCGCGCGCACGATCATCGAAGACGTGGACTGGGACGGCGGCGCGCTCAGCGCCAACATTCCGCCGGCCGCGCTGGAGCTGTTCGAGTCGCCGTGGAAAGATCATGTCTTCTACAAGGTGGTCACGAGCCGCGGCCGGCTGCTGGGCGGCGTGCCGGACTTGCCGTCGCCCGCCGCGAACGACGCCGCCACGCCCGTGTTCTACGACAGCACCTATGGCGGCGAGCCCATACGCGCGGTGGCCTATGAGCGGCGGCTCTACGACTCGGGCCGCGCGGAGCGGGTAACCGTGATCGTCGGCAAGACCCGGGCATCGCGGGAGGCGATGATCGCGAGTTTGTGGCGGCCTCAACTCCTGCGCCAGTGGCTCATGCTGGCGCTCGTCGGGTTGCTCGTGCCGCTGGGGCTCACGCTCGAATTGCGGCCGCTCATGAAACTCAAGGAAGAGGTGGCCGACCGCGAGCCCGCGCAACTGGAGCCGATCTGCCCCGACCCGTTGCCGTCCGAATTGAGGCCCATCGTGGACGCGATCAATCAATGCATCGCGCGACTCAAGATCCACGCCGCGATGCAACGCCAGTTCATCGCGGACGCGGCACATCAACTGCGCACGCCGCTCGCGCTCCTCACGACGCAAACGCAGTTCGCGAGTCAATGCGACGCGCGCGATCCCGCGCTGCGCGATGCGCTGAACGGCGTGCACCGCACCAGCCGGAAACTGGCGGAACTCACGAGCCAATTACTGCTGCTCGCGCAAGCGGAGTCGATGGCGTCGTCGGCGCCGGTCACCACGCGCGTCGATCTCGCGGAACTGATCTCGTCGGTGCTCGAGGAGCGGGTGCAGGCGGCCGAGCAACGCGATATCGATCTGGGCGCGGAGTTGGACGAGCACGTCTACGTGGGCGGCAATGCGGGCCTGCTCGCTTCGCTGGTCGCGAACCTGATCGACAACGCCATTCGCTACACCCAGGCCGGCGGCTGCGTCACGGCCCGGTGCCGGCGCGATCGCGACGAGATCACGATCGAGGTGGCCGACAACGGTCCCGGCATTCCCGCCGAGGCGCGTATGCACGTGTTCGAGCGCTTCTATCGGGTCGCGACGGACCCCGAGGGATCGGGCCTCGGGCTCGCCATCGTGCATCAGGTCGCGCGCTCGCACGGCGGCAGCGTGAAGGTGGCGCCGGGCGCGGAGCAGGTGGGTCTGGTCGCGACGGTCCGCCTGCCCGCGTGGCGGCCATGA
- a CDS encoding ABC transporter substrate-binding protein: protein MPFTLRALRPIAFAASLLCFAGIQCAHAADDASEKITIMVGGITKLIYLPARLTEELGYFKDEGLNVELLSQPAGVDAENELLAGAVQGVVGFYDHTIDLQTKGKDVKAIVVFGQVPGEVEMVSSKAADTLKSMADVKGKTLGVTGLGSSTSFLTQYLASQHGIPSTAYSMLPVGADASFVAAIKQGRIDAGMTTEPTVSALQKTGDAKVLVDMRTVDGTRAALGGTYPAASLYVQDSWVATHKAQAAKLAHAFVRTMQFIHTHSAEEIAAKMPADYQKDKALYVSALKASLPMYTADGKMPADGPATVLKVLASFNPSVKGKHVDLSRTYSNDYVSAK from the coding sequence ATGCCATTCACTTTGCGCGCGTTGCGCCCGATCGCCTTTGCTGCGAGCCTGTTGTGCTTCGCCGGTATTCAATGCGCACACGCCGCCGACGACGCCAGCGAAAAAATTACCATCATGGTCGGCGGCATCACCAAGCTGATTTATCTTCCGGCGCGACTCACCGAGGAACTCGGTTACTTCAAGGACGAAGGCCTGAATGTCGAGTTGCTCTCGCAACCCGCGGGCGTCGACGCGGAGAACGAACTGCTGGCAGGCGCTGTGCAGGGCGTGGTGGGTTTTTACGATCACACGATCGATCTCCAGACCAAAGGTAAGGATGTCAAAGCGATCGTCGTGTTCGGCCAGGTGCCCGGCGAAGTGGAGATGGTTTCCTCGAAGGCCGCGGACACGCTCAAGTCCATGGCCGACGTGAAGGGCAAGACGCTCGGCGTAACGGGGCTCGGCTCCTCCACGAGCTTTCTCACGCAGTATCTCGCGAGCCAGCATGGCATTCCCTCGACGGCTTACAGCATGTTGCCGGTCGGCGCGGATGCGAGTTTCGTCGCCGCCATCAAGCAAGGGCGTATCGACGCGGGCATGACGACCGAGCCCACGGTCTCCGCGTTGCAGAAAACGGGCGACGCAAAGGTGCTGGTCGACATGCGCACGGTGGACGGCACGCGCGCGGCGCTCGGTGGCACCTATCCGGCCGCGAGCCTCTATGTGCAAGATTCGTGGGTCGCCACGCATAAAGCCCAGGCCGCGAAACTCGCGCATGCCTTCGTGCGCACCATGCAGTTCATTCACACGCACAGCGCGGAGGAGATCGCGGCGAAGATGCCAGCGGACTATCAGAAGGACAAGGCGCTCTACGTGAGTGCGCTCAAGGCCTCGCTGCCGATGTACACCGCCGACGGCAAGATGCCCGCCGACGGTCCCGCAACCGTGCTCAAGGTGCTGGCGAGCTTCAATCCTTCGGTGAAAGGCAAGCACGTGGATTTGAGCCGCACGTATTCCAACGACTACGTCAGCGCGAAGTGA